AGAACCGTATAAAAACCTATATCGCTATATGTATGGCGAAACCAATTCGTACTTGAAGGCCAAGTTGTTGAAAAAGAACGCTGATGCCAAAGGCTATACCACTTCGTATATCGTGGCCTACAAAGATGGGGTTCGGGTGCCTTTGAAGGAAGCCTTGAAATACGCCCCTGAACAATAGCTGCTTTGAGAAAAATATTCCTAATTTTGTTTGAAACGGAAAACTAGAGTTCTTGAAACTATCCAGGGAAGTCAAAACCGCCATCATTGTATTAATAGGAATATTCCTTTTTATTCTGGGGTACAGTTACCTAAAGTCAAACTCCCTTTTTGATAAATCAAAGACATTCTACGCGGTGTATAGCCATGTTGGCGGCCTGCAAACAGGTACCCAGGTATCTATCAACGGGCTTACGGTGGGCAATGTCACCGACATCAAATTTAAAGATGGATCGGGCAAATTACTGGTCACCTTGACCGTTCAGAAAAACTTTGAATTTTCAAAAAACAGCAAAGCTGAACTGTACGATACCGGAATCATCGGTGGTAAGGGCATACAGATCATCCCAGTTTTTGACGGGGCACCGCCTGCGCGGTCGGGCGATACGCTCAAGACCAGCATTAGGCCCGGTATCACCGAGTTGGTGCAAGAAAAGCTCACCCCGTTGCAAATGAAGGTCGAAGGTGCTGTTTCACATGCCGATTCGTTGTTGATAAATGTCAATGATGTATTGGACGACCCCACCAAGCGAGAGCTTCAACAGAGTATCGTAGGCTTGAACCAATTGATACGAAGTTTTCAGGGCAGTGCCCAAAAGTTGGACCAGTTGTTGGCCACCAACCAACAAGAACTAGATAGCTCGATCAAGAATTTTAATACCATGACGGCCAATTTTTCAGAACTGTCGGAGTCTTTGGCCAATGCTGGATTGGAAGAAACCATTGTAAATCTTCAGCAATCACTCAATAATTTGAACACCATTCTGTCCAAGGTTGAAAAGGGTGAAGGTTCATTGGGCAAATTGGTGGCCGATGATGAACTCTACAACAATCTCTCAAACGCTTCAAAAGAGCTAGACCTGTTATTGCAAGACTTTAGGTTGAACCCCAAGCGGTACGTGAACGTTTCCATTTTTGGCAAAAAGCAGAAAGAATACACATTGCCCGAGAACGATCCCGCTGAAAAACTGGACGATAACTAAATGACCGTACTCCCCAACATTCTGTTTGCAATCGCCCTGATAGTGGGCATAGGCTACTTTGTTAGAAATGTCAAAAAACTGAAAAGGAACATTGCCCTTGGCAGAGGGGTCGACGTTAGCGACCACAAGGCCCAGCGATGGAAAAATATGGCCAGAATCGCCCTTGGTCAGTCGAAGATGGTCGTACGGCCCGTTGCAGGTCTCATGCACATAATCGTCTATGTAGGGTTCATTATCATCAATATTGAGGTGCTGGAAATCATTATCGACGGACTTTTGGGCACCCACCGGGTATTTGCCTCTTTGGGCGGTTTTTATGATTTTTTGATTGCCTCGTTTGAGATATTGGCCCTCTTGGTCATTATAGCGGTCATCGTTTTTTGGGCAAGGCGAAATATACTTAAGCTTCGTCGGTTTCTCAAACCTGAGATGAAAGGCTGGCCCAAGACCGATGCGAATTGGATTTTATACATTGAATTGATTCTGATGGTGCTCTTTCTTACCATGAACGCCACAGATGTTACATTGCAGCAAATGGGGGCGGCCCATTATAAAGAAGCCGGGACTTTTCCGGTAAGCCAGTTTTTGGTGCCGCTTTTTGAGGGTATGCCGATGCAGACCTTGATAATCATAGAGCGCAGTGCCTGGTGGTTGCATATTTTGGGTATTCTGTTCTTCTTGAACTACCTATATTACTCAAAGCATCTACATATTTTGTTGGCGTTTCCGAACACTTACTTTGGAAAGGTACGGCCCCAAGGACAGTTTGATAATCTTGAATCTGTCACCAAAGAGGTAAAACTGATGATGGATCCCAATGCCGATCCCTTTGCAGCTCCTGCAGACGATGCCCCACAGCCCGAAAAGTTCGGTGCATCCGATGTAATGGACCTCACCTGGGTGCAGCTATTGAACGCTTACACCTGTACCGAATGTGGGAGGTGTACCTCTGAATGCCCGGCCAATCAAACGGGCAAAAAGCTTTCTCCTAGAAAGATTATGATGGACACCCGCGACCGGTTGGAAGAGGTGGGCAAGAACATCGATGCCAATAAGGGCGAATTCAAACCTGATGGCAAGCAATTGCTCGACGATTATATAACCCGTGAAGAGCTTTGGGCCTGCACCACTTGCAATGCCTGTGTTGAGGCTTGTCCTGTAAGTATAGATCCATTGTCGATCATCATGTCGATGCGGCAATATTTGGTCATGGAGCAATCGGCTGCCCCGGCAGAGCTCAACAATATGATGGGCAATGTGGAGAACAATGGGGCCCCTTGGCCTTTCAATCAAATGGATCGTCTTAACTGGTCAAAAGAATCCTAAAAGTTAAAACAGCTATGAACGTACCGACAATGGCCCAACTTTTTGCGGAGAACAAACAGCCCGATGTATTATTTTGGGTGGGCTGTGCCGGAAGTTTTGATGACCGTGCAAAGAAGATCACCAAAGCTTTTGTCAAGATTTTGAACAAGGCCGGCGTTAGTTTTGCGGTATTGGGCACCGAAGAAAGCTGTACCGGAGACCCTGCCAAACGCGCAGGCAACGAATTCTTGTTTCAAATGCAGGCCATGACCAATATCGAGACCATGAACGGGTATGGTGTGAAAAAAGTGGTTACCGCCTGTCCGCACTGCTTCAACACCATTAAAAACGAATACCCCGGTCTTGGCGGAAATTACCAGGTGGTGCACCACACCCAGTTCTTGAAACAATTGCTGGACGAAGGAAAGATTACTTTGGAAGGGGGCACTTACAAGGGCAAGCGGATCACTTATCACGATCCCTGTTATCTGGGTAGGGCCAATGATGTTTTTGAAGCCCCTAGGGAATTGATCCAAAAGCTGGATGCCGAACTGGTTGAAATGAAAAATTGCCGCAAACGTGGGCTTTGCTGTGGTGCCGGTGGCGCCCAAATGTTCAAAGAACCCGAAAAGGGCGAGAAAGATATCAATGTAGAACGCACAGAACAGGCACTTGAGACCCAGCCAGAAATCATTGCAGCTGCCTGCCCCTTTTGCAATACCATGATGACCGATGGGGTAAAAAGTAAGGAAAAAGAGGCCAAGATCGCTGTATTGGATGTGGCCGAATTGATTGCGAACGCTGAAGACTTATAGGAATTATGCTGGTTGATTTTAAAGAACTTCCCGACCATTCAAGAATTTGGATCTATCAGGCCAATCGAAGCTTTACAGATGCCGAGCTTGAAGAGATAAGCGCTGACCTGTCTTTGTTCTTACAGCAATGGACGGCACATGGCAGCCAGCTGAAGGCCGGTTTTGAGATACGATACAAACGATTTTTGGTAATAGGCCTTGACCAATCGGCGGCAAGCGCTTCGGGCTGTTCCATCGATGCCTCTGTTCACTTCATTCAGCAATTGGAGAAAAAATATGGTGTTGACCTGCTCGACAAGATGAACGTCTCCTATAAACAGGGCGAGTACATTGCCTACAAACCGTTACAGGATTTTAAGAAGATGGCCAAAGAACGCGCTGTCTCAAAGAACACCGTTGTTTTCAATAATTTGGTGGCCACCAAGCAAGAGTATCTCGAAAACTGGGAAGTGCCCGCAGCCGAGAGCTGGCATGCCCGTTTCATGTGATTTTAACGAATCTTTGGCGTCAATGGCCTTGATTTTCTTGGTTATCTTCGATGAAATACAATAATTTTAACCGAAGAAAGTTGATGTCTTAGACTATAGTGTATGCGGACAAACTACTTGTTTCCCTTTTTCTTGTTGTTTTTCATTCTAGCAAGCGGCCAAAAGAACCCTTTGGTGGCTACAGACTCTTTGGCTCAGGCCGCGTGGGTGACCGCTACCTATGATGCCATGACACCGGAGGAGAAAATAGGCCAGTTGTTCATGGTAAGTGTGGCATCGAACCAAGGTAAGGCGGCGGCTGACCGAATTAAGCAATTGATACGGCAACATTATATAGGGGGTGTCATATTTTCGAGAGGAGGCCCTGTCAGGCAGGCCCGGTTGACAAATGAATTTCAAGCATTGTCCAAGATCCCCTTGCTAATAGGACAAGATGCTGAATGGGGGCTAGCCATGCGATTGGATTCTACCTATGCCTTTCCGTGGAACATGACGCTGGGGGCCATTCAAGACAGCACCATTGTTGAAGAGGTGGCCTATCAGATGGGCAGGCATGCCAAGAGACTTGGGGTACACATTAATTTTGCCCCTGTACTGGATGTCAACATCAACCCGAAAAATCCGATAATCGGCAACCGCTCTTTTGGTGAAGACCCTGCGAACGTAGCAAAAAAAGGGGCTGCTTTTGTAAGAGGATTTGAGAGAGCAGGAATTTTGTCATGCGGCAAGCACTTTCCCGGACACGGAGACACCGCCACAGATTCGCACCATGACCTGCCCCTGATAGATTTCACCAAAGAACGATTGGACAATGTAGAGCTGTACCCCTATAAAAGATTGCTTCAAAATGGCCTGAACAGTGTGATGGTGGCGCACTTGAATGTGCCCGCCCTTGAAAAGACGACGGATAAGCCATCATCCCTTTCAAAATCGATAATAACAGACTTGTTGAAGAAGAGATTGCAATACCAAGGGCTGGTGTTCACCGATGCGCTCAACATGAAAGCCGTTACCAAGACCACCGAACCTGGCGATGTGGGTCTTTCCGCATTTTTAGCAGGTAATGATATGCTGTTGATGCCCGAAGACCTAGAGGCGGCCAAGAAAAAACTTTTGGAGGCTTATAATTACGGTATCATAACAGAGACCAGACTGGCTGAGTCGGTTAAAAAGATTCTAATGGCCAAATATAAGGTAGGGCTGCATGGGTATGCCCCCATTGATGTCACCGACCTATTAGAAGATTTAAATGATCCAGACAGTGATGTAGTGTATGAAAAGGCCATTGAAAACGCCTTGACCGTGGTAAGGAACAACGTTTCATTATTGCCTATCAAGCGTCTTGACAACAAGAAAATCGCCTATGTCAAATTCGGTGATGTAGCGGGCGATGTCTTTTTCAACACCTTGAAAAAATATGCCAAGGCCACCCATGTACAGGGCAAAGACCTGGCCGACTATAGAAAAAAACTGGCTGATTACAACCTTGTAATAGTGGGTTACCATAAGAGTAACCAAAGCCCGTGGAAAGACCATTCCTTTTCCCAGAACCAACTTTTTTGGCTACAACAAATAGCACAACTGCGGTCGAGCAACATGGTTCTGGTCTCGTTTGCCAACCCGTATGCACTATCTGAAATAGTCAATTTCACCGGTATGGATGCTATTGTGGTCGCCTATCAAAATAGCCCTTTGGCCCAAGAAGGGGCGGCAGAGTTACTGTTCGGGGCTATTTCGGGCAAGGGCAGGCTTCCGGTGAGCATCAATGAAACCTTTCCGGTGAATACCGGGGTTCAGGTAAAGGGCATTGCCAGATTGGGCTATACCCTACCCGAAAGGGTGGGCATGAGTTCAACAAGGCTGGCCTTGGTCGACACCTTGGTACAGCATGGGCTGGACTCGCTCATGTTTCCCGGGGCACAGGTCTTGGTGGCCCGAAGGGGCAAGGTGGTATACCAAAAAAGCTTTGGGCACCCAACCTATGATTCCAAAGAAAAAATTACGGATGACCACATCTATGACCTGGCCTCATTGACAAAAATTTTGTCGACACTCCCCATCATCATGAAGATGGAAGAGGAAGGAAAAATTCGCCTCAACGACACCTTTCAAGATTTGGTGCCCGAATATGTCGATTCTGAGCTGAAGAACGTTACGGTGCTAAAATCGCTTTCGCATTACGGGCGGTTGCCTGCTTGGATTGCCTTTTATGTGGATACCCTGAACAAAAACCGGAAACCATCCCCTGAATTTTATCGAACCCGTCCAGAAGACGGGTTTTCAATCAAGGTGAGTGAAGGCTTGTACCTTATGGATGCCTTTCAAGATTCGATCTACAACCGTATCGGTAGGCAAGAGTTGAAGTCGAACCGCTATCGGTACAGTGACGTGGCCTACTATGTTTTCAAGAAGTACATAGAGGAAACCTACGGAAAGTCGTTGGATGTGCTGGCCAACGATTTTTTGTACAAGTCGTTGGGTGCCACAAACACTGGGTTCAACCCCGCAGAGAGGTTTGATAAAGCACGTATTGTACCCACAGAAGAGGATAATTATTTTAGGTACCAGACCGTTCATGGCTATGTGCACGACATGGGAGCCGCCATGCAGGGTGGGGTAGGGGGTCATGCGGGTCTTTTCAGCAATGCCAACGATGTTGCCAAAATCATGCAGATGTACCTGCAGGGGGGCTATTACGGTGGACAGCGCTACCTTAATGAGCGAACCGTTAAAAAATTCAATACCTGCTATTTTTGCCATAAAGAGGTGAGACGGGGCGTGGGCTTTGACAAGCCCCAGTTGGAAGACAAAGGCCCCACATGTGGCTGCGTGTCTCGTGAGAGTTTTGGACACAGCGGTTTTACGGGCACGTATACCTGGGCCGATCCCAAAGAAGAAATCGTGTATGTTTTTTTATCGAATCGTACCTACCCAAGTGCCCACAACAGATTGCTTGTAAAGTCGGGCCTGCGTACCCGAATACAGCGGGCTATTTATGATTCCATTATCAATTAGGGAGCAAATAATGCCCTAGATTTGTTTTAGAAATGTTTTTATGAAGATTGCTATTGTTTGTTACCCAACTTTCGGAGGCAGTGGTGTTGTGGCCACCGAGCTGGGTATTGCCCTTGCCGAAAGGGGACACGAGGTACATTTTATCACCTACAAGCAACCCGTTCGTTTAGAGCTTTTGGGCAACAACATCCATTTTCATGAGGTTCATGTGCCCGAATATCCGTTGTTCCACTACCAACCCTATGAGTTGGCGCTTTCGAGCAAATTGGTAGATACCATCAAGCTACACGATATTGAACTGTTGCACGTGCACTATGCCATTCCGCATGCATATGCAGGGTATATGGCCAAAAAGATGTTGCTGGAGAACGGGATTTACATACCCATGATA
This portion of the Flagellimonas lutaonensis genome encodes:
- a CDS encoding MlaD family protein — its product is MKLSREVKTAIIVLIGIFLFILGYSYLKSNSLFDKSKTFYAVYSHVGGLQTGTQVSINGLTVGNVTDIKFKDGSGKLLVTLTVQKNFEFSKNSKAELYDTGIIGGKGIQIIPVFDGAPPARSGDTLKTSIRPGITELVQEKLTPLQMKVEGAVSHADSLLINVNDVLDDPTKRELQQSIVGLNQLIRSFQGSAQKLDQLLATNQQELDSSIKNFNTMTANFSELSESLANAGLEETIVNLQQSLNNLNTILSKVEKGEGSLGKLVADDELYNNLSNASKELDLLLQDFRLNPKRYVNVSIFGKKQKEYTLPENDPAEKLDDN
- a CDS encoding (Fe-S)-binding protein, whose amino-acid sequence is MTVLPNILFAIALIVGIGYFVRNVKKLKRNIALGRGVDVSDHKAQRWKNMARIALGQSKMVVRPVAGLMHIIVYVGFIIINIEVLEIIIDGLLGTHRVFASLGGFYDFLIASFEILALLVIIAVIVFWARRNILKLRRFLKPEMKGWPKTDANWILYIELILMVLFLTMNATDVTLQQMGAAHYKEAGTFPVSQFLVPLFEGMPMQTLIIIERSAWWLHILGILFFLNYLYYSKHLHILLAFPNTYFGKVRPQGQFDNLESVTKEVKLMMDPNADPFAAPADDAPQPEKFGASDVMDLTWVQLLNAYTCTECGRCTSECPANQTGKKLSPRKIMMDTRDRLEEVGKNIDANKGEFKPDGKQLLDDYITREELWACTTCNACVEACPVSIDPLSIIMSMRQYLVMEQSAAPAELNNMMGNVENNGAPWPFNQMDRLNWSKES
- a CDS encoding (Fe-S)-binding protein gives rise to the protein MNVPTMAQLFAENKQPDVLFWVGCAGSFDDRAKKITKAFVKILNKAGVSFAVLGTEESCTGDPAKRAGNEFLFQMQAMTNIETMNGYGVKKVVTACPHCFNTIKNEYPGLGGNYQVVHHTQFLKQLLDEGKITLEGGTYKGKRITYHDPCYLGRANDVFEAPRELIQKLDAELVEMKNCRKRGLCCGAGGAQMFKEPEKGEKDINVERTEQALETQPEIIAAACPFCNTMMTDGVKSKEKEAKIAVLDVAELIANAEDL
- a CDS encoding glycoside hydrolase family 3 N-terminal domain-containing protein; translated protein: MRTNYLFPFFLLFFILASGQKNPLVATDSLAQAAWVTATYDAMTPEEKIGQLFMVSVASNQGKAAADRIKQLIRQHYIGGVIFSRGGPVRQARLTNEFQALSKIPLLIGQDAEWGLAMRLDSTYAFPWNMTLGAIQDSTIVEEVAYQMGRHAKRLGVHINFAPVLDVNINPKNPIIGNRSFGEDPANVAKKGAAFVRGFERAGILSCGKHFPGHGDTATDSHHDLPLIDFTKERLDNVELYPYKRLLQNGLNSVMVAHLNVPALEKTTDKPSSLSKSIITDLLKKRLQYQGLVFTDALNMKAVTKTTEPGDVGLSAFLAGNDMLLMPEDLEAAKKKLLEAYNYGIITETRLAESVKKILMAKYKVGLHGYAPIDVTDLLEDLNDPDSDVVYEKAIENALTVVRNNVSLLPIKRLDNKKIAYVKFGDVAGDVFFNTLKKYAKATHVQGKDLADYRKKLADYNLVIVGYHKSNQSPWKDHSFSQNQLFWLQQIAQLRSSNMVLVSFANPYALSEIVNFTGMDAIVVAYQNSPLAQEGAAELLFGAISGKGRLPVSINETFPVNTGVQVKGIARLGYTLPERVGMSSTRLALVDTLVQHGLDSLMFPGAQVLVARRGKVVYQKSFGHPTYDSKEKITDDHIYDLASLTKILSTLPIIMKMEEEGKIRLNDTFQDLVPEYVDSELKNVTVLKSLSHYGRLPAWIAFYVDTLNKNRKPSPEFYRTRPEDGFSIKVSEGLYLMDAFQDSIYNRIGRQELKSNRYRYSDVAYYVFKKYIEETYGKSLDVLANDFLYKSLGATNTGFNPAERFDKARIVPTEEDNYFRYQTVHGYVHDMGAAMQGGVGGHAGLFSNANDVAKIMQMYLQGGYYGGQRYLNERTVKKFNTCYFCHKEVRRGVGFDKPQLEDKGPTCGCVSRESFGHSGFTGTYTWADPKEEIVYVFLSNRTYPSAHNRLLVKSGLRTRIQRAIYDSIIN